A single region of the Salvia splendens isolate huo1 chromosome 18, SspV2, whole genome shotgun sequence genome encodes:
- the LOC121777574 gene encoding berberine bridge enzyme-like 18 has protein sequence MKTSSISTLSFFLVLIFSISWPASADEQDDFLECLSQTCQNYSSISNVVYTPENSSYTSILEFSIRNTRFMSESTPKPQVIITPEYESQIPPVILCAKQSGLEIRTRSGGHDMEGLSYVSQVPFVIVDLINLSEVTVDVDAKTAWIEAGATTGIVYYRIAEKSSTLGFPGAICVTVGVGGHYSAGGYGAMLRKYGLAGDNVIDARIINANGTILDRTSMGEDLFWAITGGGGGSFGVITAWKVQLVDVPEIVTVFSITRSVEEQNGTGLWYQWQYVAPQADKDLFVGVVVFRVNTTVLVNFFSVYQGGANALVSYMQEIFPELGLVKEDCTEMSWIQSTLFTNQMPIDPLDTLLNRTQAGIRQLKAKSDYVRTPVPLDAIEGMVTMLREPEADETIYYMVPYGGRMDEIPESQTPFPHRAGALYKLAGLTYWQDSEAADTDSYISWSRRYYEYMTPYVSSSPREAYLNYRDLDIGVNNVVGETSYEQASVWAKPYYKDNFDRLVQVKTAVDPDNFFRWVLGFVFWGYDHLQELTQMRVSSFVWWNLGRSRKKGLNEIFKKG, from the exons ATGAAAACTTCTTCAATCTCAACTCTGTCATTCTTTCTTGTTTTAATCTTTTCGATCTCATGGCCAGCTTCCGCCGATGAACAAGACGATTTTCTCGAATGTCTCTCTCAGACATGCCAAAACTACTCTTCGATTTCCAACGTTGTTTACACCCCTGAAAATTCTTCCTACACTTCCATCCTTGAATTCTCCATCCGAAACACGAGATTCATGTCGGAATCTACTCCTAAACCGCAAGTGATCATAACCCCAGAATACGAATCTCAGATCCCGCCTGTCATACTCTGCGCCAAACAAAGCGGTCTGGAGATCAGAACTCGAAGTGGCGGCCATGACATGGAGGGACTGTCCTATGTCTCACAAGTCCCATTCGTGATCGTTGATTTGATCAATCTCAGCGAAGTCACGGTCGACGTTGATGCGAAAACGGCCTGGATTGAAGCGGGTGCAACCACTGGTATCGTATACTATAGGATTGCGGAAAAGAGCTCCACTCTGGGATTTCCTGGGGCTATATGCGTAACGGTCGGTGTAGGCGGGCACTACAGTGCTGGAGGCTACGGCGCAATGCTGAGAAAATACGGACTAGCAGGAGATAACGTTATTGATGCAAGAATAATCAACGCGAATGGAACAATTCTTGACAGGACATCGATGGGCGAGGATCTGTTCTGGGCAATCACAGGTGGGGGAGGTGGAAGTTTCGGCGTGATCACTGCATGGAAGGTACAACTGGTGGATGTTCCAGAAATAGTCACTGTTTTCTCAATCACCAGAAGCGTGGAAGAACAGAACGGCACAGGACTATGGTACCAATGGCAATATGTTGCGCCTCAAGCCGACAAAGATTTGTTCGTTGGAGTCGTCGTATTCAGGGTGAACACGACCGTCCTAGTTAACTTCTTCTCAGTGTACCAAGGCGGCGCCAACGCATTAGTGTCGTACATGCAAGAAATCTTCCCTGAGTTAGGACTAGTGAAAGAAGATTGTACGGAAATGAGCTGGATCCAATCCACCTTATTTACCAACCAAATGCCGATCGATCCACTAGACACTCTTCTCAACCGGACTCAGGCCGGTATCAGGCAGCTCAAAGCCAAATCCGACTATGTCCGAACACCAGTTCCTTTGGACGCAATTGAAGGTATGGTGACTATGTTACGCGAACCGGAAGCAGACGAGACTATTTACTACATGGTGCCGTACGGTGGAAGAATGGATGAAATACCCGAATCGCAGACTCCATTTCCTCACAGAGCCGGTGCACTCTACAAACTAGCCGGCCTAACTTACTGGCAAGACTCCGAGGCTGCGGACACAGACAGTTACATAAGCTGGAGCCGAAGGTATTACGAATACATGACTCCTTATGTGTCGAGCTCGCCCAGGGAAGCGTATCTCAACTACAGAGATCTCGACATTGGAGTGAATAACGTTGTTGGTGAGACGAGTTACGAACAAGCTAGTGTTTGGGCCAAGCCGTATTACAAGGACAATTTCGATCGTCTTGTTCAGGTGAAAACCGCAGTTGATCCGGACAATTTCTTCAG atGGGTTCTGGGCTTCGTGTTTTGGGGTTATGATCACTTGCAGGAGTTGACACAAATGCGAGTCTCGAGTTTCGTTTGGTGGAATCTAGGACGGAGTCGTAAGAAGGGGTTGAATGAGATATTCAAGAAAGGATGA
- the LOC121775836 gene encoding berberine bridge enzyme-like 18: protein MKTIHLLLLICSCSCSWAASAYGADDDFLHCLSQQSHNYSSFSTVVYTHVNSSYTPVLRFSIRNLRFDSESTPKPQVIITPRHESQIPPVIYCARQSGLEIRTRSGGHDFEGLSYVSRLPFVIIDLIGLSEINVDVEEKTAWVEAGATIGSLYYRIAEKSPVLGFPAGFCPTVGVGGHFSGGGYGTMLRKYGLAADNVIDARIIDVKGRILDRKSMGEDLFWAIRGGGGASFGVITAYKVQLVDVPEKVTAFTVVKSLEQNATQLIHRWQHVAPKLDPNLYIGVTMIMVDTTFQATFWLHFLGSAEEMLPMLQESFPELGVVKEDCSEMSWIQSVMYFSAAPLWPSSPEQPPEVLLDRTLFLAANTKAKSDYVQKPIPESGLEGIVRLLNEVGGEGAMVYTIPYGGKMAEISGSATPFPHRAGNLYKLACIVSWLGDEARDSDMYMSWSRRYYSYMAPYVSRSPREAYLNYRDLDIGVNNVGGKTSYAEASVWAKKYFKRNFDRLVRVKTVVDPHDFFRNEQSIPPLLSRYNNKKVIKMHSSEIVDGDVLSLIM from the coding sequence ATGAAAActattcatcttcttcttctcatttGCTCATGCTCATGCTCATGGGCAGCCTCTGCTTATGGCGCCGACGACGATTTTCTTCACTGTCTCTCTCAACAATCCCATAACTATTCCTCTTTTTCCACCGTTGTTTACACCCATGTAAACTCTTCCTACACTCCCGTCCTCCGATTCTCCATCCGAAACCTCAGATTCGATTCCGAATCAACTCCTAAACCGCAGGTGATCATAACCCCAAGACACGAATCCCAGATCCCGCCTGTCATATACTGCGCTAGACAAAGTGGTCTGGAAATCAGAACTCGAAGCGGCGGCCATGACTTCGAGGGTTTGTCTTACGTATCCCGACTCCCGTTTGTGATAATTGATTTGATCGGTCTCAGTGAGATCAATGTCGACGTTGAGGAGAAAACCGCGTGGGTGGAAGCGGGTGCAACCATCGGTTCTTTATACTACAGGATCGCAGAAAAAAGTCCGGTTCTCGGATTCCCTGCAGGCTTCTGCCCTACGGTTGGCGTTGGTGGCCACTTTAGCGGCGGGGGCTACGGTACAATGCTGAGAAAATACGGATTGGCAGCTGATAACGTCATTGATGCAAGAATAATCGATGTGAAAGGCAGAATTCTAGATAGAAAATCAATGGGTGAAGATCTGTTCTGGGCTATCAGAGGCGGCGGAGGTGCTAGTTTTGGCGTGATTACTGCCTATAAGGTACAACTGGTGGACGTGCCAGAAAAAGTCACTGCTTTCACTGTAGTAAAAAGCCTGGAACAGAATGCGACTCAACTGATTCACCGCTGGCAACACGTGGCTCCGAAGCTCGACCCAAATTTATACATCGGTGTAACAATGATTATGGTTGACACGACTTTCCAAGCGACTTTTTGGTTGCATTTCCTCGGCTCCGCCGAGGAAATGCTTCCGATGTTGCAAGAGAGTTTCCCAGAGTTGGGTGTTGTAAAAGAGGACTGCTCCGAGATGAGCTGGATCCAATCTGTCATGTATTTCTCCGCGGCCCCGTTGTGGCCGTCTTCCCCGGAGCAGCCACCGGAGGTTTTACTTGACCGGACTCTGTTTCTTGCAGCGAACACAAAAGCGAAGTCGGACTACGTGCAGAAACCCATTCCCGAGAGCGGGCTCGAAGGCATCGTGAGACTGCTCAACGAAGTGGGAGGAGAGGGCGCGATGGTGTACACAATCCCGTATGGTGGGAAAATGGCTGaaatttctggatccgccactccATTCCCGCACAGGGCGGGAAACTTGTACAAACTTGCCTGTATAGTGAGCTGGCTTGGAGACGAGGCTCGGGATTCGGACATGTACATGAGTTGGAGCAGGAGGTACTACAGTTACATGGCTCCTTATGTTTCGAGGAGTCCGAGGGAAGCGTACCTCAACTACAGGGACCTCGACATCGGTGTCAATAACGTTGGAGGTAAGACGAGTTATGCGGAGGCGAGCGTTTGGGCGAAGAAATATTTCAAGAGAAATTTTGATCGGCTTGTTCGGGTGAAGACGGTGGTTGATCCACACGATTTCTTTAGGAATGAACAGAGCATTCCGCCATTGCTTTCTagatacaataataaaaaagtgaTTAAGATGCATTCTTCAGAAATTGTAGATGGTGATGTTCTGAGCTTaataatgtga
- the LOC121776053 gene encoding berberine bridge enzyme-like 8, with amino-acid sequence MKASIFSITVILLLINVSCSQEVSTDDFLECLSHQFDNYSSISNHVYTQINSSFSSILLFSIQNLRFASDSTPKPQVIITPEHESQIPPIIYCAKNKGLQIRTRSGGHDLEGLSYVSQVPFVIIDLIKLSEISIDVGEKTAWVQSGATLGSLYYRIAEKSSILGFPGGVCPTIGVGGHISGGGYGTLMRKYGLAADHVIDARIIDVNGRILDRKSMGEDLFWAIRGGGGASFGVIVAWKVKLVDVPETVTVFRVDRTLEQNATQLFHRWQYISSELDKDLRIGIAVAKVNTTKQRKNQTINISFISLFLGRIDRLLPMMEENFPELGLVREDCIETSWIGSVLFHYGFLVESPKEALLNRTQSSVTNIKGKSNYVQKPILEHGLEGMWRLFYEAEAADASLIISPYGGRMAEISESAIPFPHRAGNLYKIHHVVFWGEDDAQKSDKYISWTRRFDKYLTPFVTSRPRGAYLNYRDLDLGVNNIVGNTSYAQASVWGKRYFKGNFDRLVRVKTVVDPGNFFRNEQSIPPLHSIA; translated from the exons ATGAAGGCAAGTATTTTCAGCATCACTGTAATCCTTCTTCTGATTAATGTTTCATGCTCACAAGAAGTATCTACTGATGATTTCCTTGAGTGCCTCTCCCATCAATTCGACAACTACTCTTCCATTTCCAACCATGTCTACACCCAAATCAACTCTTCCTTTTCGTCAATCCTATTGTTTTCCATTCAGAATCTGAGATTCGCCTCGGATTCTACTCCAAAACCGCAAGTGATCATCACCCCTGAGCACGAATCCCAGATCCCTCCAATCATATATTGCGCCAAAAATAAGGGATTGCAAATCAGAACTCGAAGCGGTGGCCATGACTTAGAGGGGCTATCTTATGTATCACAAGTCCCGTTTGTGATAATTGATTTGATCAAATTAAGTGAAATAAGTATTGATGTTGGTGAGAAGACGGCATGGGTTCAATCCGGCGCAACCCTTGGTTCTTTATATTACAGGATTGCGGAGAAAAGCTCGATTCTTGGGTTTCCTGGTGGTGTCTGTCCGACAATTGGTGTCGGCGGGCACATCAGTGGAGGAGGCTATGGAACGttgatgagaaaatatggcTTGGCTGCAGATCATGTTATCGATGCAAGAATAATCGATGTCAACGGCAGGATTCTTGATAGAAAATCAATGGGTGAGGATCTATTCTGGGCAATcagaggcggtggaggtgctaGCTTCGGTGTGATAGTTGCTTGGAAG GTAAAATTGGTGGACGTTCCAGAAACAGTCACTGTTTTCAGAGTCGATAGGACACTAGAGCAAAATGCGACTCAACTCTTTCACCGCTGGCAATACATATCTTCCGAGCTCGACAAAGATCTACGGATTGGGATCGCGGTAGCCAAGGTGAACACCACAAAGCAAAGAAAGAATCAGACGATCAACATTTCTTTCATCTCTCTCTTCCTCGGCCGAATCGACAGACTACTTCCAATGATGGAAGAAAACTTCCCGGAGCTCGGGCTAGTAAGAGAAGACTGCATCGAAACGAGCTGGATCGGATCAGTCCTATTCCATTATGGTTTCCTCGTTGAATCTCCAAAGGAGGCGTTGCTAAACAGAACTCAAAGCAGTGTCACAAACATCAAAGGAAAATCGAATTACGTGCAGAAGCCCATTCTCGAACATGGGTTGGAAGGCATGTGGAGGCTGTTTTACGAGGCGGAGGCTGCAGACGCCTCTCTCATCATTTCCCCGTACGGTGGAAGAATGGCGGAGATTTCTGAATCCGCCATTCCTTTTCCGCACAGGGCGGGGAATTTGTACAAAATTCACCATGTAGTATTTTGGGGCGAAGATGATGCTCAGAAGTCAGACAAGTACATAAGTTGGACTAGGAGGTTTGACAAATACTTGACTCCTTTCGTCACGAGTCGTCCTAGAGGAGCGTATCTCAACTACAGGGATCTTGACCTTGGAGTCAACAACATTGTGGGAAACACGAGCTATGCTCAGGCGAGCGTTTGGGGGAAGAGATATTTCAAAGGCAATTTTGACCGGCTGGTTCGGGTGAAAACTGTTGTTGATCCCGGCAATTTCTTCAGGAATGAACAGAGCATTCCGCCATTGCATTCAATTGCGTGA